GATCGCGGCCGCGCTCGGCCTGGCGCGCGACGTGCCCGGGCCCGCGCGACTCACCCGCGCCGCGCTGGTCGTGGGCGCGGCGTTCGTCTTGTTCGTGACCCGGCCCTTCGAGCTCGACACGCGCACGCCCGCGGAGCTCGCGCCGCGCCACGCCGTGGCCTTCTGGCACGCGCAGCGCGCGAACCCCGCGCCCGAGCCGGTGCGCGTGTGCGACGTGAACCCCGAGGGGATCTTCTGGTCGGGGCCGACCTTCCGCGAGTTCCGGGTCACCGCCTGCTTCGGCGAGTGACTCACTGGCAGTAGGACGCGAGCTCCGGGTAGGGCGGCCACTTGGCGTTGGGATCCTCGCCGCGCAGGGCCGTGCGCACCTGGTACAGGAACGGGCTGCCCCAGTTGCGCGCGAAGCGCGGGTCGAGGTGGTAGACCGTGTCTTGCATGGCGTCGTCGAGCGACACGAAGCGCACGCCCATGGCCTCGTACTCCTCGAGCAGGTCGTCGATCATGTCGGCGGTGAACTCACCCGCGTGGATCAGCAGCACCTGGCGGATGCGCCGGCCGAACAGCGTGCGCGCCTGGCGGTCGGAGTCGAGCAGCGTGTCGCGCGCCGCGCGCCGGTAGCGCGCGCGCAGCTTCTCCACGTCGCGGTCGTCGGCGTGGCAACGGTGGAAGATCGGGAACCACTGCCAGTCCTCGAAGTCGACCGTGACTTCGGCGATGCGGTAGCCGCGCGAGAACAGGTAGGAGCGCGCGGCCTCGCGTGCCGACTCGCTCGCGCCCTCCTGCAGGAACGGGTAGCGGAACACGCGCCAGTCGTGACCGGGCTGCAGTGACTCTAGCACCGCCTCGTTGCGCCGCACGTCCTCCGAGAACTCCGCGAGCGACGTCTTGGCGAGGTCGGGGTGCGAGTAGGTGTGATTGCCGATGCGGTTGCCGGCCGCGAGCCACTCCCGGAGCGCGGCGCGATCCTCGGGGTGCTCCTCGAGCCGCTTGCCGTTCACGAAGCCGGTCACCGGCGGCAGGTGGTGGCGCTGGAAGGCCGTCACCAGCCGGTGTAGCACCACGTCCGCGGACCCCGAATTCGGGATCGCCATGCGCGGCAGGTCGTCGACCGTGACCGCGACCTCGATCGGCGCATCGGACGGCGCGGGGTGGTCGACCTGCACCGCGCGCACGCCGAGAAACCCGGCGCCCGCGGCAACGATCACCAGCCAGCGCAGCAGCTGTGGCAGCTTTCCCTTCACGGACTCCCCGACGTCCAGCGCCATCCCTGGCGCTATCGGTTCCCTCCCGACGTGAGCTGAGACGGAAACTGACCCGAAGCGATTCGGCAAGTCTGTCGCGTTTGCGACAGAATGACCGGATGCCCGAAGCCAAGCCGGCACGCGGAGTTCTGGTGATTCCCGCCTTCAACGAGGCGCCCCGGCTTCCGGCCCTCTTGTCCGCGATTTCCGCCCTGCAACTCGACCTCGAGATCGCGGTGGTGGACGATGGCTCGCGCGACGCAACCACCGCCGTGGCGTCCGCCGCAGGCGCAACCGTGCTGCGCCACCCGTTCAACCTGGGTTATGGCGCGGGGTTGCAGACGGGGTACAAGTACGCGCTCTCGTGCGGGGCGGACTACGCGGTCCAGATGGACGCCGATGGCCAGCACGACCCGCGCGACGTGCCGCGGCTCGCGGCGCCGATCTTGCGCGGCGAATGCGACCTGGTGATCGGCTCGCGCTTCCTTTCGCCCACCGGCTACGAGATGGGCGTGACTCGCTCGCTGGGCCGGCGCTTCTTCGTGGGCCTGGCGCGCGCCTTCGGCATCCAGGTGACCGATCCGACCTCGGGCTTCCAGGCG
The sequence above is a segment of the Myxococcota bacterium genome. Coding sequences within it:
- a CDS encoding polysaccharide deacetylase family protein translates to MKGKLPQLLRWLVIVAAGAGFLGVRAVQVDHPAPSDAPIEVAVTVDDLPRMAIPNSGSADVVLHRLVTAFQRHHLPPVTGFVNGKRLEEHPEDRAALREWLAAGNRIGNHTYSHPDLAKTSLAEFSEDVRRNEAVLESLQPGHDWRVFRYPFLQEGASESAREAARSYLFSRGYRIAEVTVDFEDWQWFPIFHRCHADDRDVEKLRARYRRAARDTLLDSDRQARTLFGRRIRQVLLIHAGEFTADMIDDLLEEYEAMGVRFVSLDDAMQDTVYHLDPRFARNWGSPFLYQVRTALRGEDPNAKWPPYPELASYCQ
- a CDS encoding glycosyltransferase family 2 protein, with protein sequence MPEAKPARGVLVIPAFNEAPRLPALLSAISALQLDLEIAVVDDGSRDATTAVASAAGATVLRHPFNLGYGAGLQTGYKYALSCGADYAVQMDADGQHDPRDVPRLAAPILRGECDLVIGSRFLSPTGYEMGVTRSLGRRFFVGLARAFGIQVTDPTSGFQALGRRVLELYVGDAFPSDYPDVDVLLTAHRHGLAVREVSVEMKTSPRKSTLHGGLRSIWYVYKMMLSVWAASAGGRRRERNRASA